In the Neomonachus schauinslandi chromosome 13, ASM220157v2, whole genome shotgun sequence genome, one interval contains:
- the LOC110569951 gene encoding 52 kDa repressor of the inhibitor of the protein kinase yields the protein MPNFCAAPNCTRKSTQSDLAFFRFPRDPARCQKWVENCRRADLEDKTPDQLNKHYRLCAKHFETSMICRTSPYRTVLRDNAIPTIFDLTSHLNNPHSRHRKRIKELSEDEIRTLKQKKIDETSEQEPKHKEINNSNAQNPSAEEGGEEQDEDILPLTLEEKENKEYLKSLFEILILMGKQNIPLDGHETDEIPEGLFTPDNFQALLECRINSGEEVLRKRFETTAVNTLFCSKTQQKQMLDICESCIREETLREVRDSHFFSIITDDVVDIAGEEHLPVLVRFVDESHNLREEFVGFLPYEADAEILAVKFHTTITEKWGLNMEYCRGQAYIVSSGFSSKMKVVASRLLEKYPQAVYTLCSSCALNIWLAKSVPVVGVSVALGTIEEVCSFFHRSPQLLLELDNVISVLFQNNEEKGKELKEICHSQWTGRHDAFEILVDLLQALVLCLDGINSDTNIRWNNYIAGRAFVLCSAVTDFDFIVTIVVLKNVLSFTRAFGKNLQGQTSDVFFAASSLTAVLHSLNEVMENIEVYHEFWFEEATNLATKLDVQMKLPGKFRRAQQGNLESQLTSESYYKETLSVPTVEHIIQELKDIFSEQHLKALKCLSLVPSVMGQLKFNTSEEHHADMYRSDLPNPDTLSAELHCWRIKWKHRGKDIELPSTIYEALHLPDIKFFPNVYALLKVLCILPVMKVENERYENGRKRLKAYLRNTLTDQRSSNLALLNINFDIKHDLDLMVDTYIKLYTTKSELPTDNSETIENT from the coding sequence ATGCCGAACTTCTGCGCTGCCCCCAACTGCACGAGGAAGAGTACGCAGTCGGACCTGGCCTTTTTCAGGTTCCCGCGGGATCCGGCCAGATGCCAGAAGTGGGTGGAGAATTGTAGGAGAGCAGACTTAGAAGATAAAACACCTGATCAACTAAATAAACATTATCGattatgtgccaaacactttGAGACCTCTATGATCTGTAGAACTAGTCCTTATAGGACAGTTCTTCGAGATAATGCAATACCAACAATATTTGATCTTACCAGTCATTTGAACAATCCACATAGTAGACACAGAAAACGAATAAAAGAATTGAGTGAAGATGAAATCAGgacactgaaacagaaaaaaattgatgaaacttCTGAACAGGAaccaaaacataaagaaataaataacagcaatGCTCAGAATCCCAGTGCAGAAGAAGGGGGTGAAGAACAGGATGAAGACATTTTACCTTTAACccttgaagagaaagaaaacaaggaatacttaaaatctttatttgaaattttgattcttatgggaaaacaaaacatCCCTCTGGATGGGCATGAAACTGATGAAATCCCAGAGGGTCTGTTTACTCCGGATAACTTCCAAGCACTGCTGGAGTGCCGGATAAATTCTGGTGAAGAGGTTCTGAGAAAGCGCTTTGAGACAACAGCAGTTAACACATTGTTCTGCTCGAAAACACAGCAGAAACAGATGCTAGACATCTGTGAGAGCTGCATTCGGGAGGAGACCCTCAGGGAAGTGAGAGACTCCCACTTCTTTTCCATCATCACTGATGACGTAGTGGACATAGCAGGGGAAGAACACTTGCCTGTGTTGGTGAGGTTTGTTGATGAATCTCATAACCTGAGAGAGGAATTTGTGGGCTTCTTGCCTTATGAAGCTGATGCAGAAATTTTGGCTGTAAAATTTCACACTACGATAACTGAGAAGTGGGGGTTAAACATGGAGTATTGTCGTGGCCAGGCTTACATTGTGTCCAGtggattttcttccaaaatgaaaGTCGTTGCTTCTAGACTTTTAGAGAAATATCCCCAAGCTGTCTACACACTTTGCTCTTCCTGTGCCTTAAATATATGGTTGGCAAAATCAGTGCCTGTTGTGGGAGTATCTGTTGCGTTAGGAACAATTGAGGAAGTTTGTTCTTTCTTCCATCGATCTCCACAATTGCTTTTGGAGCTTGACAATGTAATTTCTGTCCTCTTTCAGAACAATGAGGAAAAGGGTAAAGAACTGAAGGAAATCTGCCATTCTCAGTGGACAGGCAGGCATGatgcttttgaaattttagtgGACCTCCTACAAGCACTTGTTTTATGTTTAGATGGTATAAATAGTGATACAAATATTAGATGGAATAACTATATAGCTGGTCGAGCTTTTGTACTCTGTAGTGCAGTAACAGATTTTGATTTCATCGTTACCATTGTTGTTCTTAAAAATGTTCTATCTTTTACAAGAGCCTTTGGGAAAAACCTTCAAGGGCAAACctctgatgtcttctttgcagccAGTAGCTTGACTGCAGTGCTGCATTCACTAAATGAAGTGATGGAAAATATTGAAGTTTATCATGAATTTTGGTTTGAAGAAGCCACAAATTTGGCAACTAAGCTTGATGTTCAGATGAAACTCCCTGGGAAATTCCGCAGAGCCCAGCAAGGTAACCTGGAATCTCAGCTCACTTCTGAGAGTTACTATAAAGAAACTCTAAGTGTTCCAACAGTGGAACACATTATTCAGGAACTGAAAGATATATTCTCAGAACAGCACCTCAAAGCTCTTAAATGCTTATCTCTTGTACCCTCTGTCATGGGACAGCTCAAATTTAATACATCGGAGGAGCACCATGCTGACATGTacagaagtgacttgcccaatcCCGACACACTCTCAGCTGAGCTGCATTGCTGGAGAATCAAGTGGAAACACAGAGGGAAAGATATAGAGCTTCCATCCACCATTTATGAAGCCCTGCATCTACCAGACATTAAGTTTTTTCCTAATGTTTATGCATTGCTAAAAGTCCTATGTATTCTTCCTGTGATGAAGGTTGAGAATGAACGCTATGAAAATGGGCGAAAGCGTCTCAAAGCATACCTGAGGAACACTTTGACAGACCAAAGGTCAAGTAACTTGGCTTTGCTTaacataaattttgatataaaacaTGATCTGGATTTAATGGTGGACACATATATCAAACTCTATACAACTAAGTCAGAGCTTCCTACAGATAACTCAGAAACCATTGAAAATACCTAA